A window of the Plasmodium vivax chromosome 12, whole genome shotgun sequence genome harbors these coding sequences:
- a CDS encoding hypothetical protein, conserved (encoded by transcript PVX_117640A) has product MALRRSSRLNQNVELSKSVNYVLAEKTDDEDDNSGGKVRDRGKKKNVKRASGGVTSTDGDNTTEDSDYTVSEDEKKGDSEEEGEDSEDQGDDTSEDSTGGKRSKGKNARKSRDQQNRRKSIRNNRDSDESSSVGAKGKRSNRGKGGNPGKQNNRGKKGKSSKRNKRGGAEQSVVPYEENGNEKGSNSSDQNPNNGNKNDKQKKPKGKSYIERLQEDADDDDFDIFKKNSKFDKNKRISTINRASSALDMKPKKRKSIYVESSNGEVSSESDYEYTAERTRPAKKLKSNSNIGGNNSGGKNDGKPNDKGQSGLNDVNANAHKNFDDFNMYEKIKKGPKNLHEIIEEIYYYLFNRENNEMVKVSTFFLNFLAECSGNETLTWTIDIIDYIDKQVYLYEEIANNNQISHPSIGSNRPGAAPTSITEIITPSTAQSGSKITNLDEIIKDESNFEKICTFKCKKLEQYLSPDLDNDVLIKKKNENNKSYKSFTSFFSDFAYHFDENYIHEVLYVCIWIFSLSISKYRKIRFTASLASHSILLGLCKKINYINNHEKQAGKQLLAEYARERENTNKGSGNRRGSATGRNSKNGAHTSNTGNEKWNNADIEELIQYAKKKDNENIRTIVERNLIISQLIDNINEDRKNLTILNNFLLCTYNIIYRNKIKDVFADIRAITLEFFLHYVQVLSSYFTNRKYTKLLIWILYDKDSKVKTYALDILIYLCTLYHTNGNFKIVELLYMCKKKLLNFIFDDDYNVRVKTFELILQMSKMKIRKADFIAFKRSAKKNPIVPSNKRDETTSDVSSQYESGEYEEKDTFSDVEVLANDHLPIALHNTQRRKNQTASDVVNILSKKEKKIVSNLIWFNNNSKISKMITSLIYESQIKNKIKKCDRKRNNYFDVEQNDANCEIVKYNLLFLTKYLNRNIPTVKNFVHYFDYLANYNENMKLYTVIDRFVSGIREMLDAVNCIDVMIELLCKDDIAKETHWGGAVQSVRDKNDVEGGGSGGCNVEEYAAKRQQSGKTAKKGSNKGKERSKKSGRSGGQSDDQSDDQSEGGSDDQNDDQRSSGAENELEGEAGKASAERDLRKCLLYICESSYRNFQNDINELERNKNRKTPPQVSGANAAERNSMHNAKLNNETGKIKKMIIYTFGIIKHSKLLIKLHQTNQEHLLLVFKILKVAIQECKHIYRNGEKNNVYNFASTIMEYFKNDIDSNINFFFNNVFVHLKETYEYLYYLIKNLKLPYYSAKCTMNMISLFLSLNDFLKGEGPTSGGSGSQKLSTDIFFDLYYAHFNNFLDAFLYYRKNYNAEIECEEEEEEYIQNGRNKVVIVSENLMQKERNVVESIENDLVSNLTNLIHMYTLCFSYINSDLSNYVEKKNDIKKINKSIKKVLEKDYFQFIVNEKCQAYFKENIFVNEFLDGHLLHYGNEHFSEDYGGGESGNDGGDDDEDYGGGEEGSEEEDSEPHADQRDEERTSRAANRRSKRANRKKGKNNKPNAERNLYDSYMSRSGNVNHQKLNNKAAFDKEEHFHQGQNFYNLYYSSEACMHANVTIQLCFYILKAKINSVYYYEEEDSTPKTPSSRLLLLCIDLIYVIYENYIYYLCRKRFFFNYLYGNFFLNDSAVGADVGGGKNVKKEMSEKNNPSGTNGANEKEQNAEEKESKGENKNDTPSSNINMDDLKKLLTLSGKKKNILKNVFVELNYIYNNLLTLRDDLNDVLVHLIKASNNTILKYGAFLNLMNVAQLENVLLYSVEDMRRYKTLEIFINACCGGEDQVDSSGLANLQQLLTLHGSGNPTKQMDELAQGYLDGDEQISKYKSVARYVYREDNVLFNFVTELFKNVENINNDNYNFVNSFLSIDIGVFFPINTYTYIADMCKIYNKDELSTDEKILEMQYTHMTLIIAQFILHCNNINIFNSCLGVLLLIHLNVKNRGLSSIALSFHNKLKKYSIDIFYEVLLCALIGLYTAYINNALEEKDLLLFSTSIASRLGVKIVERQKLPLCKFIHSCVSCALNLKNQNSFLKYIFPYAQKLTLSDYQIGYLKKQILNLIESYNTANNTQIKFESSIFEHMFLIICKKRKLNEEFKDSNYENSYMNLNESIHMNISKNIAKRVSRQSNAPSIKTRRSSQEVNLHLNKRGTQNGNNSDGSHSDTDSHSDSNASREGVTKGPEKILQNDVNGEGDENGQASKIKEELIDRGDDPPELPKGRNKDGGRAPNLESTAPRGHKADDSDYEKTPSNSTLSNFISQNEDEDNVCFIREDNRAVSGVVNRVNKGALRNDEQYIYEINSSPKPIRTKNVTKLKLISNDGLGGNINNNRADHSPNGTPKHSDDRSLNSSLNNVSDKDNDDVSIISEKKEKLNYLQENDDDSNSDVIPGISPMKARNKNKSELSTPISYADDLMNF; this is encoded by the coding sequence ATGGCCCTGAGGAGGTCATCCAGATTGAACCAAAATGTGGAACTGAGCAAAAGTGTGAACTACGTCTTGGCTGAAAAAACGGACGACGAGGATGACAATTCAGGTGGTAAAGTGCGCGAcaggggaaagaagaaaaatgtgaaacgTGCTAGCGGGGGAGTGACAAGCACCGATGGCGACAACACTACTGAGGATAGTGACTACACAGTAAGTGAGGATGAGAAGAAGGGGGACTCCGAAGAGGAGGGAGAGGACAGTGAGGATCAGGGAGATGACACAAGTGAAGATTCCACGGGGGGTAAAAGAAGCAAAGGGAAGAATGCTCGCAAAAGTAGGGACCAGCAAAACAGGCGCAAGAGCATCCGTAACAACCGGGACAGTGACGAATCGTCATCAGTGGGCGCCAAAGGGAAGAGAAGCAATCGCGGCAAAGGAGGCAACCCCGGAAAGCAAAACAATCgcggcaaaaaaggcaagtCGAGCAAACGGAACAAACGGGGAGGCGCCGAACAGAGTGTCGTGCCGTACGAAGAAAACGGCAACGAGAAAGGCAGCAATTCTTCGGATCAAAACCCCAACAATGGGAACAAAAACGACAAGCAGAAGAagccaaaggggaaaagctaCATAGAAAGACTGCAGGAAGATGCGGACGACGAcgattttgatatttttaagaagaacAGCAAATTTGACAAAAACAAACGGATATCCACCATCAACAGGGCCAGCAGCGCGCTAGACATGAAgccgaagaagaggaagagcatTTACGTGGAGTCCAGCAACGGTGAAGTTTCGAGCGAAAGCGATTATGAGTACACCGCTGAGAGAACGAGGCCCGCGAAAAAGCTAAAAAGTAACAGTAACATTGGTGGCAATAATAGTGGCGGCAAAAATGATGGCAAACCGAACGACAAGGGGCAAAGTGGGCTAAACGACGTGAACGCGAATGCCCACAAAAACTTTGACGACTTTAATAtgtacgaaaaaattaaaaaagggccCAAAAATCTGCACGAAATTATCGAAGAAATTTATTACTACCTGTTTAATAGGGAAAACAACGAAATGGTTAAGgtgtccactttttttttaaatttcctgGCTGAGTGTTCAGGCAATGAAACGCTCACGTGGACGATTGACATAATTGATTATATAGACAAGCAAGTGTACCTCTACGAAGAAATTGCAAATAATAACCAAATTTCCCACCCGTCGATTGGTTCGAACAGGCCTGGAGCGGCTCCCACCTCCATAACGGAAATTATCACCCCCTCGACGGCGCAGTCAGGGAGCAAAATCACCAACCTagatgaaattataaaagacGAAAGTAACTTTGAAAAGATATGCACATTcaagtgtaaaaaattggaacAGTATTTATCCCCCGACTTGGACAACGACgttttgataaaaaagaaaaatgaaaataataaatcgTATAAGTCCTTTACAAGTTTCTTCTCCGATTTTGCTTACCATTTTGATGAGAATTACATCCACGAGGTGTTGTACGTGTGCATATGGATTTTCTCCCTCAGCATAAGCAAGTACAGGAAGATacgctttaccgcttcttTGGCTAGTCACTCCATATTACTAGGATTATGCAAGAAGATTAACTATATTAATAATCATGAGAAGCAGGCGGGGAAGCAGCTGCTCGCGGAGTACGCCCGGGAGAGGGAAAATACCAATAAGGGGAGCGGCAACCGGAGGGGCAGCGCCACCGGTAGGAACAGCAAAAACGGTGCCCATACCTCAAACACGGGGAATGAGAAATGGAACAACGCTGACATCGAAGAACTAATTCAGTACGCCAAAAAGAAGGACAACGAAAATATACGAACCATCGTGGAAAGAAATTTAATCATCAGCCAGCTCATCGATAACATAAACGAGGATAGAAAAAATCTAACCATCTTGAACAACTTCCTGCTCTGCACttataacataatatataggAACAAGATAAAAGACGTGTTTGCAGATATTAGGGCAATAACCCTAGAGTTCTTCCTCCACTATGTACAGGTACTAAGCAGTTACTTCACCAACAGGAAATACACCAAACTGCTCATTTGGATTTTATACGATAAAGATAGTAAAGTTAAGACGTACGCTCTggacattttaatatatctgTGCACTTTGTATCACACGAATGGGAACTTTAAAATTGTGGAACTGCTCTACAtgtgtaagaaaaaattgctgaattttattttcgatGATGATTACAACGTTCGAGTGAAAACGTTCGAGTTGATTCTCCagatgagcaaaatgaaaattaggAAAGCCGACTTTATAGCGTTTAAGAGAAGCGCCAAGAAGAACCCCATCGTGCCTTCCAACAAGAGAGATGAAACGACGTCCGATGTGTCTTCCCAGTATGAAAGTGGCGAGTATGAGGAAAAAGATACGTTCTCCGATGTGGAGGTGCTTGCAAATGATCATCTACCCATAGCGCTGCATAACAcccagaggaggaaaaaccAAACAGCAAGCGACGTGGTTAACATTCTCTctaagaaagaaaagaaaattgtaaGCAACTTAATCTGGTTTAACAATAATAGCAAAATATCGAAGATGATAACATCCCTCATTTACGAGTctcaaataaaaaacaaaataaaaaaatgcgatCGGAAGAGGAACAACTATTTTGACGTAGAACAGAATGACGCCAACTgcgaaattgtaaaatataacctCCTCTTTTTGACCAAGTACCTGAATAGAAATATCCCGACtgttaaaaatttcgtgCACTATTTTGATTACCTGGCCAACTACAATGAGAATATGAAATTGTACACTGTGATTGACAGGTTCGTCAGCGGGATTAGGGAAATGCTAGATGCCGTGAACTGCATCGATGTTATGATTGAACTGCTGTGCAAGGATGACATTGCAAAGGAGACCCACTGGGGAGGAGCCGTCCAATCGGTTAGGGATAAGAACGACGTGGAAGGAGGTGGCAGTGGGGGGTGCAACGTGGAGGAGTACGCCGCGAAGAGGCAGCAAAGTGGGAAGacagccaaaaaggggagcaacaaggggaaggaaaggTCCAAAAAGAGCGGCAGAAGCGGAGGCCAAAGTGACGACCAAAGTGACGACCAAAGTGAAGGCGGAAGTGACGACCAAAATGACGACCAACGCAGCAGCGGGGCGGAAAACGAACTCGAGGGGGAGGCGGGGAAAGCCAGCGCGGAGCGAGACCTGAGGAAGTGCCTCCTGTACATCTGCGAGTCGTCGTACAGGAATTTCCAAAACGACATAAACGAACtggagaggaacaaaaatagGAAGACGCCCCCTCAAGTGAGCGGCGCGAACGCAGCAGAAAGGAACAGCATGCACAACGCGAAGCTAAATAACGAGAcggggaaaattaaaaagatgaTCATCTACACATTCGGGATAATCAAACACAGTAAGCTCCTAATAAAGCTACACCAAACGAATCAGGAACATTTGTTGctagtttttaaaattttgaaggtGGCAATACAAGAGTGCAAACACATATAtcgaaatggagaaaaaaataacgtttACAATTTCGCTTCCACGATAATGGAATACTTTAAAAACGACATTGACAGCaacatcaattttttctttaacaacgtttttgtacatttaaaGGAGACCTACGAGTATCTATACtacttaataaaaaatctgAAGCTGCCATATTACTCTGCTAAATGTACCATGAATATGATTTCCCTCTTTCTCTCCCTGAACGATTTCCTCAAGGGGGAGGGTCCCACCAGTGGGGGAAGTGGCAGCCAGAAGTTATCCAccgatatttttttcgacCTTTACTATGCCCATTTTAATAACTTTTTAGACGCCTTTTTATACTACCGAAAGAACTACAACGCAGAAATTGAgtgcgaagaggaagaggaggagtaCATACAAAATGGACGGAACAAAGTTGTCATCGTTAGTGAAAATTTAATGCAAAAAGAGAGAAACGTTGTGGAATCGATAGAAAACGACTTAGTCTCCAATCTTACAAATTTGATTCACATGTATACCCTCTGCTTTAGCTACATAAACAGCGATTTGTCCAActatgtggaaaaaaaaaatgacatcaaGAAGATTAACAAGAGCATTAAGAAGGTCCTCGAGAAGGACTACTTCCAATTTATTGTAAATGAGAAGTGCCAGGCGTACTTCAAGGAGAATATTTTCGTGAATGAATTTTTGGACGGCCACCTTTTGCATTACGGTAATGAGCACTTCTCCGAGGACTACGGCGGTGGGGAGAGCGGGAACGACGGTGGTGACGATGACGAGGACTACGGCGGTGGGGAGGAGGGcagcgaggaggaagacagCGAACCGCACGCTGACCAACGAGACGAGGAGCGCACCAGCCGAGCCGCCAACCGGAGGAGCAAACGGGCCaatcgaaaaaaaggcaaaaataacAAACCAAATGCGGAAAGAAACTTGTACGACAGCTACATGAGCAGAAGCGGCAATGTCAACCATCAGAAGTTAAACAACAAAGCGGCATTTGACAAGGAGGAGCATTTCCACCAGGGACAGAATTTTTACAACCTGTACTACAGCTCGGAAGCCTGCATGCATGCAAATGTAACCATACAGCTGTGCTTTTACATACTAAAGGCGAAAATCAATTCGGTGTACTActatgaagaggaagacagCACCCCAAAAACGCCCTCATCCAGGCTGCTCCTACTCTGCATAGACCTCATATACGtcatatatgaaaattacatCTACTACCTATGTAGGAAGAGGTTCTTTTTCAACTACCTATATGGCAACTTCTTTTTGAACGACTCCGCGGTTGGAGCGGACGtaggggggggtaaaaacgtaaaaaaggaaatgagcGAAAAGAATAACCCAAGTGGGACCAACGGGGCtaatgaaaaagaacaaaatgcggaagaaaaagaatcgaaaggggagaacaaaaatgataccCCTAGCAGCAACATCAATATGgacgatttaaaaaaattgcttacccttagtggaaaaaaaaaaaatattttaaaaaacgtatTCGTGGAactgaattatatatacaacaATTTGCTAACCCTGAGAGACGACTTGAATGACGTGTTGGTGCACCTCATCAAGGCGTCGAACAACACGATTCTGAAGTATGGCGCCTTCTTAAACCTGATGAACGTCGCGCAGCTGGAGAATGTGCTGCTCTACTCTGTGGAGGACATGCGGAGGTACAAAACGTTggaaatattcataaatgCGTgttgcgggggggaagaccaGGTAGATAGCAGCGGTCTGGCCAACCTGCAGCAGCTGCTAACATTGCATGGGAGCGGCAACCCGACGAAGCAGATGGATGAGCTGGCGCAAGGCTACCTGGATGGTGACGAACAAATTAGCAAATACAAAAGCGTGGCGAGGTACGTCTATAGGGAAGACAACGTGCTGTTCAATTTCGTAACGGAGCTcttcaaaaatgtggaaaatataaacaacGATAATTACAACTTTGTCAATTCGTTCTTATCAATCGACATCGGTGTGTTCTTCCCCATCAACACATACACGTACATTGCGGACATGTGCAAAATATACAATAAGGACGAACTGAGTACAGATGAGAAAATTTTAGAAATGCAATACACTCACATGACGCTAATAATCGCTCAGTTTATTTTACATtgcaataatataaatatatttaacagCTGTCTTGGAGTCCTTTTGTTAATCCAtttgaatgtaaaaaatagagGACTCTCCTCCATCGCGTTAAGTTTTCAtaacaaattgaagaaataCAGCATTGACATTTTCTATGAAGTATTGCTATGCGCATTGATAGGGCTCTACACTGCATATATCAACAACGCGTTGGAAGAAAAGGACCTCCTGCTCTTTAGTACCTCTATAGCTAGCCGCTTAGGAGTTAAAATTGTGGAGAGGCAGAAACTTCCCCTCTGCAAGTTTATCCACTCATGTGTTAGCTGTGCTCTGAACTTAAAGAATCAAAATTCGtttcttaaatatatttttccgtATGCCCAGAAGTTAACTCTGTCTGATTATCAAATTGGCTACCTGAAGAAGCAAATCCTGAACCTTATAGAATCGTACAACACAGCTAACAATACGCAGATAAAATTTGAAAGCAGCATATTCGAGCATATGTTTCTGATCATCTGCAAGAAAAGGAAGCTCAACGAGGAATTTAAAGACTCCAATTATGAAAACTCGTATATGAATCTTAACGAAAGCATCCATATGAATATAAGCAAGAATATTGCCAAACGGGTTAGTAGGCAATCTAATGCACCCTCTATAAAAACGAGGAGGAGCTCCCAGGAGGTGAACCTCCACCTTAATAAGAGGGGgacgcaaaatgggaacaacTCCGATGGAAGTCACAGCGATACGGACTCTCATTCCGATTCAAACGCATCCAGAGAGGGTGTAACGAAAGGTCCGGAAAAGATTCTCCAGAATGATGTAAATGGAGAAGGAGATGAAAATGGGCAGGCTTCTAAAATTAAGGAGGAACTCATCGATCGGGGGGACGATCCTCCAGAACTCCCCAAGGGTAGGAACAAAGACGGAGGAAGGGCGCCAAACCTGGAGAGCACTGCGCCGCGCGGCCATAAGGCGGACGACTCGGATTATGAGAAGACGCCGTCCAACTCAACGCTCAGCAACTTTATCagccaaaatgaagacgAGGACAACGTGTGCTTCATCCGGGAGGACAACCGCGCCGTCAGCGGCGTCGTCAACCGCGTCAACAAGGGAGCCCTCCGCAATGATGAGCAGTACATATACGAAATAAATTCTAGCCCCAAACCGATAAGGACCAAAAACGTGACCAAGCTCAAGCTAATAAGCAACGATGGTTTGGGAggtaacataaataataaccgCGCTGACCACTCTCCAAATGGAACTCCAAAACACTCGGATGACCGCTCCCTCAACAGCTCCCTAAACAATGTCAGCGATAAGGACAATGATGACGTGTCTATCATATctgagaagaaggaaaagttGAATTATCTACAAGAAAACGATGACGATTCCAATTCGGATGTGATACCAGGCATATCTCCGATGAAGGCTcgcaacaaaaataaaagtgaatTGTCCACCCCCATTTCGTACGCCGACGATTTGATGAACTTTTGA
- a CDS encoding hypothetical protein, conserved (encoded by transcript PVX_117630A), producing the protein MDNPNFSNPSSVNMSFFLNSNKNMSNVNMISNANSNSNNCNSSFIHDGQGQNTDAFNQLNKNDESIDILVNQMENSFSISTDIIKNVSNLLESTKVEEKIKGIRLVYASLHYKYKNNSDYKKNLLNRGCVMLNTQEKNDVDNVDSEGTPNNANAHQNGYGNFLATNYNGDTVGMFSTKNDPNNGINGSGGTSANCSPGAVGSSSPSGNAQTQAQAQHSNGLLNSYPGNDQINLKVLNSMIFANYKSINNVDEYFDLLDKCLTRENVIDINLGDIFEMNIINVIKALLYNYIFHNDEIIVEALTLLIIIFGCCGSGEKIKQDVVDELYTCSVYMLKNICQKSCEKVFTPLIVQLIISLLRTILIYDITKLKNDLIDNKGIVEVLLKAVENIPNLNGVRVCYTLVVYGLKMFYVSTCQIYEKSFLRELEIITNYLSTCIKMNDERVLFLTSSTCITICENQIGIDVLLKTDILHNAVILCESANPDLAFEALSIISKIAYAANHQQICILISCNVIKALKKILNNMKIKPGARARACNALGNIGCETASEVELLIKNDVFPLLVDIFQTDNDFNTKIEAAYAVCACLSKANQKQVGYIISCTATTNRLGQNICMQLIADMLELVSESDPMNNGSVKLCKSILRGLENILDKGDDETRDLSLWENPYVFMFKEVQGDIKLFQMQFFPEYYVVNKTYDILAKYFSLTSTWNNRK; encoded by the coding sequence atggataaccCAAATTTCAGCAACCCCTCTTCTGTAAACATgtcattctttttaaatagcAATAAGAACATGAGCAATGTGAACATGATTAGCAACGCGAATAGTAACAGCAATAACTGCAACAGTAGCTTTATACATGATGGGCAGGGACAAAACACCGATGCCTTTAACcagttaaacaaaaatgatgagtcCATTGACATACTAGTCAACCAAATGGAAAACTCATTTTCCATAAGCACAGACATTATAAAGAACGTCAGTAATCTCCTTGAAAGTACAAaggtggaagaaaaaataaaaggaattCGCCTGGTATATGCCTCCTTACATTacaagtataaaaataattcagaCTACAAGAAGAATTTGCTGAACAGGGGTTGTGTGATGTTAAATACGCAGGAGAAAAATGACGTAGACAATGTCGATTCGGAGGGCACCCCTAATAACGCCAACGCACACCAGAATGGTTACGGGAACTTTTTGGCTACCAATTATAATGGAGACACAGTTGGGATGTTTTCCACCAAAAATGACCCAAATAATGGGATAAACGGGAGCGGTGGGACCTCCGCCAACTGCAGCCCTGGCGCGGTAGGAAGTAGCAGCCCCAGTGGTAATGCGCAGACACAAGCCCAAGCCCAGCACAGTAATGGCCTGCTAAACAGCTACCCAGGGAATGACCAAATCAATTTAAAGGTCCTAAACTCAATGATCTTTGCCAACTATAAAAGTATAAACAACGTAGATGAGTACTTCGATCTGCTGGATAAATGCCTAACGAGGGAAAACGTCATAGATATAAATCTGGGCGACATTTTCGAAATGAACATCATTAATGTGATAAAGGCTTTGCTGTACAATTACATATTCCATAATGATGAAATTATCGTGGAGGCATTAACCCTACTGATTATCATTTTTGGCTGCTGCGGGTCGGGGGAGAAAATCAAACAAGATGTGGTAGACGAACTGTATACCTGTTCCGTGTatatgctaaaaaatatCTGCCAAAAGTCCTGTGAAAAGGTTTTCACGCCATTAATTGTGCAGCTAATTATATCCCTCCTGAGGACCATACTGATATACGACATaaccaaattgaaaaacGACTTGATAGATAATAAGGGCATTGTGGAGGTCCTACTAAAGGCTGTGGAGAATATCCCCAATTTGAATGGAGTGCGTGTTTGCTATACCCTAGTTGTTTATGGGTTGAAAATGTTCTACGTGTCCACCTgccaaatatatgaaaagtCCTTTTTAAGGGAACTTGAAATTATTACCAATTATTTATCCACTTGTATCAAAATGAATGACGAGAGGGTTTTGTTCCTGACGAGCTCCACCTGTATTACCATTTGTGAAAACCAAATAGGCATAGACGTTTTGCTCAAGACGGACATACTGCACAATGCGGTCATATTATGTGAGTCGGCTAACCCGGACCTCGCCTTTGAAGCCTTGTCTATTATATCCAAAATAGCCTACGCTGCTAACCACCAGCAGATTTGTATCCTCATCTCGTGTAATGTCATTAAAGCGTTGAAAAagattttaaataatatgaaaatcAAACCGGGGGCACGTGCACGGGCATGTAACGCGTTAGGGAACATAGGATGCGAAACAGCATCGGAGGTGGAGTTGCTAATCAAAAATGACGTCTTCCCATTGTTGGTAGATATTTTCCAAACGGATAATGACTTTAACACCAAAATTGAAGCGGCGTATGCTGTTTGCGCTTGTTTGTCTAAAGCCAACCAGAAACAGGTTGGGTATATCATTTCCTGCACCGCCACGACCAACCGGTTGGGACAAAACATTTGCATGCAACTCATTGCAGATATGCTAGAATTAGTTAGTGAGTCGGATCCTATGAATAATGGAAGTGTCAAATTGTGTAAGAGCATTTTGAGAGGacttgaaaatattttagataAGGGCGATGATGAAACACGCGATTTGTCCCTATGGGAGAATCCATatgtttttatgtttaaGGAAGTGCAGGGCGATATTAAGCTCTTCCAGATGCAGTTCTTTCCCGAGTACTACGTCGTCAACAAGACGTATGACATACTCGCCAAGTACTTCTCCTTGACATCCACTTGGAACAATCGAAAATGA
- a CDS encoding hypothetical protein, conserved (encoded by transcript PVX_117635A) produces MPKNLNLFGKYLRRLGKSHKKGFKKKQVIHPVPVKAYGRVPSAASQTGLYHDEDYNYYTKVSYSLKKTRIKLKPNVFKKHIVSNILNTIIPNVKVTTSALHAMDDAGGFDNYILRTPPEELRSNFGEKLKSVMYFYMSHPNVRSFSLPWKIFMSKFQQSDYYYAIYQHLRKKRLHELYKEKESAQFSPYYLPNEKYLHPQRQPFSINTEVSNLNLWYNKNKLLRKAFVDKLKQAKSFDKAYTDHHFLDSYRTGRGRGGGGKHGRTPRKRSKTYKYFEIRPY; encoded by the coding sequence AtgccaaaaaatttaaacctATTCGGGAAATATTTGAGAAGGCTGGGGAAAAGTCACAAGAAGGGCTTCAAAAAGAAGCAGGTAATTCACCCAGTGCCGGTGAAGGCCTATGGGAGAGTCCCATCAGCAGCGTCACAGACAGGTCTGTACCATGATGAggattataattattacacaAAAGTATCCTACTCGTTAAAGAAGACGAGAATTAAATTAAAGCcaaacgtttttaaaaaacacataGTTAGTAATATACTAAATACGATAATCCCAAATGTTAAGGTGACGACAAGTGCACTACACGCTATGGATGACGCGGGGGGATTTGACAATTACATTTTAAGGACTCCTCCAGAGGAGCTTCGATCAAACTTtggagaaaaattaaaaagtgttatgtatttttatatgtccCATCCTAATGTTAGATCCTTTTCTCTTCCgtggaaaatttttatgagcaAATTTCAGCAAAGTGATTATTACTATGCTATTTATCAGCACCTGCGGAAGAAAAGACTCCACGAACTTTACAAGGAAAAAGAGTCTGCTCAATTTTCGCCGTACTACTTgccaaatgaaaaatatttgcaccCGCAGAGACAGCCATTTTCTATTAACACAGAAGTTAGCAACCTCAATTTGtggtataataaaaataaattattgaGGAAGGCCTTTGTAGATAAGTTGAAGCAGGCCAAATCTTTTGACAAGGCCTATACGGATCACCACTTTTTGGACAGCTACCGAACTGGCAGGGGCCGTggcggaggggggaagcacggGCGCACGCCCAGGAAGCGCTCCAAGACGTATAAGTACTTTGAGATTAGGCCGTACTAG